In Buchnera aphidicola (Brachycaudus tragopogonis), the following are encoded in one genomic region:
- the tal gene encoding transaldolase: MNQLDALKKFTTVVADTSDIESICKYNPEDATTNPSLILQAVNSSINNHFIDKAVKYAKKKGGLYKDQIINASDKILVDLGIEILKYIPGYISSEVDARLSFSTEKCILKAKKIINLYEEQGISRSRILIKLAATWECIKAAAELKKDNILCNLTLLFSFAQARVCAEAAVFLISPFVGRIYDWYVSQKLISESSVEKDPGVMSVCKIYDYYKKYNYKTIIMGASFRNIQQILDLSGCDRLTISPILLKELESNNKCLERKLIPPTTFLTPPMPLSQEEFRWEHNQDAMAVQKLSEGIRNFAKDQLSLEKIISKKI; encoded by the coding sequence ATGAATCAATTAGATGCATTAAAAAAGTTTACAACTGTTGTAGCTGATACTAGTGATATAGAATCTATTTGTAAGTATAATCCAGAGGATGCTACTACTAATCCATCTTTAATACTGCAAGCTGTAAATTCTAGTATAAATAATCATTTTATCGATAAAGCAGTAAAATATGCAAAAAAGAAAGGAGGATTATACAAAGATCAAATAATTAATGCTAGTGATAAAATATTAGTAGATCTAGGAATTGAAATTTTAAAATATATACCAGGTTATATTTCTAGTGAAGTGGATGCACGTTTATCTTTTAGCACAGAAAAATGTATTTTAAAAGCAAAAAAAATAATAAATTTATATGAAGAACAAGGCATTTCTAGATCAAGAATTTTAATTAAGTTAGCTGCTACATGGGAGTGTATAAAAGCTGCAGCAGAACTTAAAAAAGATAACATTCTTTGTAATCTAACTCTTTTGTTTTCTTTTGCTCAAGCACGTGTCTGTGCTGAAGCAGCTGTATTTTTAATTTCTCCTTTTGTTGGACGGATTTATGACTGGTATGTTTCTCAAAAATTAATATCAGAATCTTCTGTGGAAAAAGATCCTGGTGTTATGTCTGTTTGTAAAATATACGATTACTATAAAAAATATAATTATAAAACTATAATTATGGGTGCAAGTTTTCGTAATATTCAACAAATATTAGATTTATCTGGATGTGATCGATTAACTATTTCACCTATTTTATTAAAAGAATTAGAGTCTAATAATAAATGTTTAGAAAGAAAACTTATTCCACCTACTACTTTTTTAACTCCTCCTATGCCATTATCTCAAGAAGAATTTAGATGGGAACATAATCAAGATGCGATGGCTGTTCAAAAGTTATCAGAAGGCATAAGAAATTTTGCAAAAGATCAATTATCCTTAGAAAAAATAATTTCTAAAAAAATATAA
- the tkt gene encoding transketolase: MCSRTELANAIRMLSIDAVQNAKSGHPGMPMGMADIAEVLWRDFLKHNPENPDWNDRDRFVLSNGHGSMLLYSLLHLTGYDLSIEELKNFRKINSKTPGHPETGETPGVETTTGPLGQGLANAVGMAIAEKTLSSYFNRPNYDIVNHYTWVFIGDGCLMEGISHEVCSLAGTLKLGKLIVFYDKNGISIDGKVSSWFTDDTAKRFESYNWHVLDKIDGHDYKSIKNSIEEAKLITNKPSIIICNTVIGFGSPNKSGTAESHGAPLGEKEILLTREKLNWKYPPFQIPDKIYKKWNFKKQGSKFEQKWNKTFYAYQLKYPDLSVEYLRRINKELPINWDKKTNNYICSLQKNTQNIASRQASQNTLEEFGKILPELMGGSADLSPSNLTKCSFSLSITDNSSGNYIHYGVREFGMTAIANGIAHHGGFIPYTATFLMFVEYARNAVRMAALMSTKHIFVYTHDSIGLGEDGPTHQPVEQLSSLRMTPNIDVWRPSDQVETAVAWKFAIEKKTGPTALILSRQNLFQFNRNPQQLKNISRGAYILYDSKKRLDIVFISTGSELNVTLIAAKKIVSLGYSIRVVSMPSTDVFDRQDISYKEFILPSYVTKRVAIEASIKDFWYKYVGIHGLIIGMNTFGESAPAEDLFRKFGFTVENIVDKSIKLLNS; encoded by the coding sequence ATGTGTTCACGAACAGAACTAGCCAATGCTATTAGAATGTTAAGTATAGATGCTGTACAAAATGCAAAATCTGGACATCCTGGTATGCCTATGGGAATGGCAGATATTGCTGAAGTATTATGGAGAGATTTTTTGAAACATAATCCAGAGAATCCGGATTGGAATGATCGTGATCGTTTTGTTCTTTCTAACGGACATGGTTCTATGTTGTTGTACAGTTTATTACATCTTACTGGATATGATTTATCTATAGAAGAATTAAAAAATTTTAGAAAAATTAATTCAAAGACTCCTGGACATCCTGAAACAGGTGAAACTCCTGGTGTTGAAACAACTACAGGACCTTTAGGACAAGGTTTAGCTAATGCTGTTGGTATGGCAATTGCAGAAAAAACTTTAAGTTCTTATTTTAATCGACCAAACTATGACATAGTTAATCACTATACTTGGGTTTTTATCGGTGATGGTTGTTTGATGGAAGGTATTTCGCATGAAGTATGTTCTTTGGCTGGAACTTTAAAACTTGGTAAATTAATTGTTTTTTATGATAAAAATGGTATTTCTATAGATGGTAAAGTATCTAGTTGGTTTACAGATGATACAGCAAAGCGTTTTGAATCTTACAATTGGCATGTTCTAGATAAAATTGATGGTCATGATTATAAATCTATCAAAAATAGTATAGAAGAAGCAAAATTAATAACAAATAAACCTTCAATTATTATTTGTAATACAGTTATTGGTTTTGGTTCTCCTAATAAATCAGGAACAGCAGAATCACATGGAGCTCCTTTAGGAGAAAAAGAAATTCTTTTAACTAGAGAAAAACTAAATTGGAAGTATCCTCCTTTTCAAATACCTGATAAAATTTACAAAAAATGGAATTTTAAAAAACAAGGTTCTAAATTCGAACAAAAATGGAATAAAACATTTTATGCATATCAATTAAAGTATCCAGATTTATCAGTTGAATATTTAAGACGAATCAATAAAGAATTACCTATCAATTGGGATAAAAAAACTAATAATTATATTTGTTCTTTGCAAAAAAATACACAAAACATTGCTAGTCGTCAAGCTTCACAAAATACGTTAGAAGAATTTGGTAAAATATTACCTGAGTTGATGGGTGGATCAGCTGATTTGTCTCCTAGTAATTTAACTAAATGCTCTTTTTCTCTTTCTATTACTGACAATTCATCTGGAAATTATATTCATTATGGAGTGCGTGAGTTTGGAATGACAGCAATTGCCAATGGTATTGCGCATCATGGAGGATTTATCCCGTATACTGCTACATTTTTGATGTTTGTAGAATATGCGCGTAATGCAGTTCGTATGGCGGCTTTAATGAGTACTAAACATATTTTTGTATATACTCATGATTCTATCGGATTAGGAGAAGATGGTCCAACGCATCAGCCAGTAGAGCAATTGTCTAGTTTACGAATGACTCCAAATATAGATGTATGGAGACCTAGTGATCAAGTAGAGACAGCAGTAGCTTGGAAATTTGCTATTGAAAAAAAAACAGGCCCAACAGCATTAATTTTATCACGTCAAAATCTTTTTCAATTTAATAGAAATCCTCAACAATTAAAAAATATTTCTAGAGGAGCATATATATTATATGATTCTAAAAAAAGACTCGATATTGTTTTTATTTCTACTGGATCAGAGCTTAATGTTACTTTAATTGCTGCTAAAAAAATTGTTTCTTTAGGATATTCTATACGGGTAGTATCAATGCCTTCTACTGATGTTTTTGATAGACAAGATATCTCTTATAAAGAATTTATATTACCTTCTTATGTTACTAAAAGAGTTGCAATTGAAGCAAGTATAAAAGATTTTTGGTATAAATATGTAGGTATACATGGTCTGATTATCGGTATGAATACGTTTGGTGAATCAGCTCCAGCAGAAGATTTGTTTAGAAAATTTGGTTTTACGGTAGAAAATATAGTCGATAAATCAATAAAATTATTAAATTCTTAG
- the dapE gene encoding succinyl-diaminopimelate desuccinylase: MICSIIKLAQKLIRIPSISPQDLGCQDIIINRLRKIGFQVKIININNTKNFWAVKGIGKTLTFLGHTDVVSPGENKNWDTNPFDPVINNGFLFGRGASDMKGSLSAMVIAVENFVKKNPNHKGRLSFLITSDEESSAIDGTIKVIEYLISKKDIIDYCLIGEPSSTNSVGDVIKNGRRGSITANLTIHGIQGHIAYPELADNPIHKGLPVLLKIISTKLDNGNDFFTPTTINIANIKAGDGTNNIIPGSLFVQFNIRFSTELSDAEIKSKIQNVLDENNINYSIRWYLSGKPFITKKGLLLDTVVESIMHFKKIKPILSTSGGTSDGRFVSLMGSEIVELGLTNNTIHKVNECVKISDLQILGLMYEDIMKKLFA; encoded by the coding sequence ATGATTTGTTCCATAATTAAATTAGCACAAAAACTAATTCGTATTCCATCAATTAGTCCACAAGATTTAGGTTGTCAAGACATTATTATAAATCGTTTACGTAAAATTGGATTTCAAGTTAAAATAATTAATATAAATAATACAAAAAATTTTTGGGCTGTAAAGGGTATCGGTAAAACATTAACTTTTTTAGGTCATACAGACGTAGTATCACCTGGTGAAAATAAAAATTGGGATACTAATCCCTTTGATCCAGTTATTAATAATGGATTTTTATTTGGTCGAGGGGCTTCAGACATGAAAGGTTCTTTATCTGCTATGGTTATTGCAGTTGAGAATTTTGTAAAGAAAAATCCTAATCATAAAGGACGTTTATCTTTTTTAATTACTTCTGATGAAGAGTCTAGTGCTATTGATGGTACTATTAAAGTAATTGAATACTTGATTTCTAAAAAGGATATTATTGATTATTGTTTAATAGGAGAGCCATCTAGTACTAATTCCGTTGGTGATGTCATCAAAAATGGTCGACGTGGTTCTATTACAGCAAATTTAACTATCCATGGAATACAGGGTCATATTGCATATCCTGAATTAGCTGATAATCCGATACATAAAGGATTGCCTGTTCTTTTAAAAATAATATCTACTAAATTAGATAATGGTAATGATTTTTTTACGCCAACTACTATTAATATTGCAAATATAAAGGCAGGAGATGGAACTAATAATATTATTCCAGGATCTTTGTTTGTTCAATTTAACATTCGTTTTAGTACAGAATTATCTGATGCAGAGATTAAATCTAAAATTCAGAATGTATTAGATGAAAATAATATTAATTATTCAATAAGATGGTATCTTTCAGGAAAACCATTTATTACTAAAAAAGGCCTATTATTAGATACTGTCGTAGAGTCTATTATGCATTTCAAAAAAATCAAACCTATTTTATCTACTTCTGGTGGTACTTCTGATGGTCGATTTGTTTCATTAATGGGTTCTGAAATAGTAGAGTTAGGATTAACTAATAATACAATTCATAAAGTAAACGAATGTGTTAAGATATCTGATTTACAAATTTTAGGTTTAATGTATGAAGATATAATGAAAAAGCTATTTGCTTAA
- the dapA gene encoding 4-hydroxy-tetrahydrodipicolinate synthase: MFTGSIVALITPMDEKGQVCRSSLKKLINYHVLNKTKAIVSIGTTGESATLSQEEHINVVMMTLELADKRIPIIAGTGANATTEAISLTKRFENSGIAACLTVTPYYNRPTQEGLYQHFKAISENTELPQILYNVPSRTGCDLLPETVSKLSQLKNIIGIKEATGDLSRINKIKELVNNNFLLISGDDGTALDFIQLGGQGVISVTANVAAKEMMQICSYALKGDFINARSINKRLVLLHEALFIEPNPIPVKWLAKRIGLIKHDTLRLPLTPILKTTRLKLEKALQYANLQKL, translated from the coding sequence ATGTTCACAGGAAGTATTGTTGCACTAATTACACCCATGGATGAAAAAGGTCAAGTTTGTCGATCTAGTTTAAAGAAACTAATAAATTATCATGTTCTCAATAAAACTAAAGCTATTGTTTCTATTGGAACAACTGGAGAGTCTGCAACACTAAGCCAAGAAGAACATATAAATGTTGTTATGATGACATTAGAATTAGCAGATAAACGAATTCCGATTATTGCAGGAACAGGAGCCAATGCTACAACAGAAGCTATATCTTTAACAAAAAGATTTGAAAACTCTGGAATTGCAGCCTGTTTAACAGTAACACCGTATTACAATAGACCAACTCAAGAAGGATTATATCAACATTTTAAAGCTATTTCAGAAAATACTGAATTACCACAAATTTTATATAATGTTCCTAGTCGTACTGGATGTGATTTGCTTCCAGAAACAGTTTCTAAATTATCTCAGTTAAAAAATATTATAGGTATTAAAGAAGCAACTGGTGATTTATCAAGAATTAATAAAATAAAAGAACTAGTTAACAATAATTTTTTATTAATTAGTGGAGACGATGGAACAGCTTTAGATTTTATACAGCTAGGTGGCCAGGGTGTTATATCAGTTACGGCCAATGTTGCCGCAAAAGAAATGATGCAAATTTGTTCATATGCATTAAAAGGAGATTTTATTAATGCAAGATCTATAAATAAACGTTTAGTGCTACTACATGAAGCATTATTTATAGAACCTAATCCTATTCCAGTAAAATGGTTAGCTAAAAGAATTGGATTAATAAAACATGATACACTACGTTTACCATTAACTCCAATATTAAAAACTACACGCTTAAAACTTGAAAAAGCACTTCAATATGCAAATCTTCAAAAATTATAA
- the aroC gene encoding chorismate synthase yields the protein MSGNTIGKVFCVTTFGESHGEALGCIIDGTPPGLKISHKDLQDDLNRRRPGTSRYTTSRRELDNVQILSGIFNGVTTGTSIGLIIHNNDQRSEDYSNIKDLFRPGHADYTYEKKYGIRDYRGGGRSSARETTMRVAAGAIAKKYLNYKYGITIRAYLSAMGNIKCLFKSWEEVEKNPFFCSDPEKILELEKLIKYLKKTGDSIGAEITIIAENVPIGLGEPVFDRLDADLAHALMSINAVKGVEIGDGFLVVNQKGSEHRDEITDKGFLSNRSGGILGGISNGEKIILKTAFKPTSSIRKPGKTINKKNENVPIVIKGRHDPCVGLRAIPITEAMVAIVLMDHLLRFRAQCDKK from the coding sequence ATGTCTGGAAATACAATTGGAAAAGTATTTTGTGTAACTACTTTTGGTGAATCACATGGCGAAGCATTAGGATGTATAATTGATGGAACACCACCAGGTTTAAAAATATCTCATAAAGATTTACAAGACGATTTAAATCGTAGAAGACCAGGAACTTCTCGTTATACCACTTCGCGTCGTGAATTAGATAATGTTCAGATACTTTCTGGCATTTTTAACGGTGTTACCACTGGTACAAGTATTGGCTTAATAATTCATAATAATGATCAACGTTCAGAAGACTATAGTAATATTAAAGATTTATTTAGACCAGGTCATGCTGATTATACTTATGAAAAAAAATATGGAATTAGAGATTATCGTGGTGGAGGAAGATCTTCTGCTCGTGAAACTACTATGCGTGTTGCAGCAGGTGCAATTGCGAAAAAATATCTTAACTATAAATACGGTATAACTATACGCGCATATTTATCTGCTATGGGTAACATAAAATGTTTATTTAAATCCTGGGAAGAAGTAGAAAAAAACCCCTTTTTTTGCTCTGATCCTGAAAAAATTTTAGAACTAGAGAAATTAATCAAATACCTAAAAAAAACAGGCGATTCCATTGGAGCCGAAATAACAATTATCGCTGAAAATGTTCCTATCGGTCTTGGAGAACCAGTATTTGATCGTCTTGATGCTGATTTAGCACATGCTTTAATGAGTATTAATGCGGTAAAGGGAGTAGAAATTGGAGACGGATTTTTAGTAGTAAATCAAAAAGGAAGTGAACACCGCGATGAAATAACAGATAAAGGTTTTCTAAGCAATCGTTCTGGAGGAATTTTAGGGGGTATTAGTAATGGTGAAAAAATTATTTTAAAAACAGCATTTAAACCAACTTCAAGTATTCGGAAACCAGGAAAAACAATAAACAAAAAAAATGAAAACGTTCCAATTGTTATTAAAGGTCGACACGATCCATGCGTAGGATTACGAGCTATTCCAATAACCGAAGCAATGGTAGCTATTGTATTAATGGATCACTTGTTAAGATTTAGAGCACAATGTGATAAAAAATAA
- the hisG gene encoding ATP phosphoribosyltransferase — protein MFDNNRVRIAMQKTGRLSSDSIKLLTCCGIKINLKQQKLIAFAENMPIDVMLVRDDDIPGLVMDGVVDLGIVGENVLEEELLNRTSQKLECSYITLRRLDFGICRLSLALPVSTVYSDITCFKNTRIATSYPNLLKKYLDKKNIIFKSCMLNGSVEVAPRAGLADAICDLVSTGATLEANGLREVQIVYHSHACLICRTGDINNIKKEVINKLMTRIKGVIKARESKYIMLHAPVNKLEEVISLLRGAERPTILKLAGDDDRVAMHMVSSETLFWETMEKLKSLGASSILVLPIEKMME, from the coding sequence ATGTTTGATAATAATCGTGTACGTATAGCGATGCAAAAAACTGGTCGTTTAAGCAGTGATTCTATAAAGTTGCTAACATGCTGCGGAATTAAAATTAATTTAAAACAGCAAAAACTAATAGCTTTTGCTGAAAATATGCCTATTGATGTTATGTTAGTACGTGATGATGATATTCCTGGATTAGTTATGGATGGTGTCGTTGATTTAGGAATTGTTGGAGAGAATGTTTTAGAAGAAGAGTTATTAAACAGAACTTCTCAAAAATTAGAATGTTCTTATATAACTTTAAGGCGTTTAGATTTTGGAATTTGTAGATTATCTTTAGCACTTCCAGTCAGTACTGTATATTCTGATATTACATGTTTTAAAAATACTAGAATTGCAACCTCATATCCTAATTTACTAAAAAAATATTTAGATAAAAAAAATATTATATTTAAATCATGTATGTTAAATGGTTCAGTTGAAGTAGCTCCCAGAGCTGGATTAGCTGATGCTATTTGTGATTTAGTTTCAACAGGAGCAACATTAGAAGCAAATGGTTTACGTGAAGTACAAATTGTATATCACTCTCATGCCTGTCTCATCTGCAGGACTGGAGATATTAATAACATAAAAAAAGAAGTTATTAATAAATTAATGACACGTATTAAAGGTGTTATTAAAGCTCGTGAATCTAAATATATCATGCTACATGCCCCTGTAAATAAATTAGAAGAAGTTATCTCTTTACTGCGAGGAGCAGAAAGACCAACTATTTTAAAATTAGCTGGTGATGATGATCGAGTAGCTATGCATATGGTGAGTAGTGAAACGCTTTTTTGGGAAACCATGGAAAAATTAAAATCTTTAGGAGCTAGTTCAATTTTAGTTTTGCCGATTGAAAAAATGATGGAGTAA
- the hisD gene encoding histidinol dehydrogenase → MQYFKDIIYWNKLNTDDQKIILSRPVLKENSSIKKIVQEIIETVKMTGDQALKEYALLFDKYENNKFEVLENKIIESSYNISKELKKAILNAKKNIRCFHEAQIPSKIDIETQIGVRCQQVCLPLNSIGIYIPSGTAPLFSTVLMLAIPAKIAGCKEIVLCSPPPISNEVLYTSHICGIKKIFQIGGAQAIAALAFGTQTIPKVDKIFGPGNAYVTEAKLQVSSLFNGPAIDMLAGPSELLVIADHFSNPDFVAADLLSQAEHGLSSQVILLTPSEDLAQKVLISINKQLKKLSRLSEILIALKNSAIIITKNLLQCAKISNLYAPEHLIIQTQSPREILNHIFNASSIFLGPWSPESAGDYASGTNHVLPTYGRSITHSALGLPDFQKRVLIQELTSQGLMNLSSTLKTLSSAEKLEGHKNAVKVRIDFLKEKI, encoded by the coding sequence ATGCAATATTTTAAAGATATTATTTATTGGAATAAATTAAATACTGATGATCAAAAAATAATTTTATCAAGACCAGTTTTAAAAGAAAATAGCTCTATAAAAAAAATTGTTCAAGAAATTATAGAAACTGTAAAAATGACAGGTGATCAAGCTTTAAAAGAATATGCTTTATTATTTGATAAATATGAAAATAATAAATTTGAAGTTCTTGAGAATAAAATTATTGAATCTTCGTATAACATTAGTAAAGAATTAAAAAAAGCAATTCTCAATGCAAAAAAAAATATTAGATGTTTTCATGAAGCTCAAATACCTTCAAAAATAGATATTGAAACACAAATTGGAGTGCGTTGTCAGCAAGTTTGTTTACCTTTAAATTCTATAGGAATCTATATTCCTAGCGGAACAGCACCTTTATTTTCGACTGTATTAATGCTTGCAATACCTGCTAAAATTGCTGGTTGTAAAGAAATTGTGCTTTGTTCTCCTCCTCCTATTAGTAATGAAGTACTTTATACATCACATATTTGTGGTATAAAAAAAATTTTTCAAATCGGAGGAGCTCAAGCTATAGCAGCACTTGCTTTTGGTACTCAAACTATTCCTAAAGTAGATAAAATTTTTGGACCTGGAAATGCTTATGTAACAGAAGCAAAATTGCAAGTTAGTTCTCTTTTCAACGGACCAGCAATAGATATGTTGGCGGGACCTTCAGAATTATTAGTTATTGCCGATCATTTTTCTAATCCAGATTTTGTTGCTGCTGATTTATTATCACAAGCTGAACATGGTTTATCTTCTCAAGTAATATTATTGACTCCATCTGAGGATTTAGCACAAAAAGTGCTTATTTCTATTAATAAGCAGTTAAAAAAATTATCTAGATTGTCAGAAATACTGATAGCACTAAAAAATAGCGCAATTATTATTACTAAAAATTTATTACAATGTGCTAAAATATCAAACTTATACGCGCCTGAGCATTTAATTATTCAAACACAATCACCAAGAGAAATACTCAATCACATTTTTAATGCTAGTTCCATTTTTTTAGGCCCATGGTCTCCTGAATCTGCAGGTGATTATGCATCTGGAACAAATCATGTTTTACCTACATATGGTAGGTCTATTACTCATTCTGCTTTAGGATTACCTGATTTTCAAAAGCGTGTCTTAATACAAGAACTAACTTCTCAAGGGTTAATGAACTTATCTAGTACTCTTAAAACATTATCTTCTGCAGAAAAACTTGAAGGACATAAAAATGCTGTAAAAGTTCGTATCGATTTCTTAAAGGAAAAAATATGA
- the hisC gene encoding histidinol-phosphate transaminase: MIDDFIKLARNNIQKLEPYQSARRIGEGRSGDIWLNANESPTSVFFKLKKKSFNRYPECQPKELISYYANYANVSCDQVLVTRGADEGIELLIKAFCEPGKDAIIYCPPTYDMYGINARIHGVKIKEIPTIKDSWQLDLLNIKSNLNSVKLVYICNPNNPTGNIILKQDLISLLKMTLGHCLIIIDEAYIEFSPQESMTRYLNAYPNLVILRTLSKAFALAGIRCGFALAKKNIINILNKVIAPYPISIPVADIAIQSLETDYIEFMKNRVFDLNSNRVFLMNELNKLACVEKVFESHANYILVQFFMFEKIFYTLWDKGIVLRNQNDKINLKKCLRISIGTRLECFRLIQELQFFSKK, translated from the coding sequence ATGATAGATGATTTTATTAAATTAGCTAGAAATAATATACAAAAATTAGAACCTTATCAGTCTGCGCGACGTATTGGAGAAGGACGTAGTGGTGATATATGGTTAAATGCAAACGAATCACCTACATCTGTATTTTTTAAATTAAAAAAAAAATCATTTAATCGTTACCCAGAATGTCAACCAAAAGAATTAATATCTTACTATGCTAATTATGCTAATGTATCTTGTGATCAAGTTTTAGTGACAAGAGGGGCAGATGAAGGGATTGAATTGTTAATTAAAGCCTTTTGTGAACCAGGAAAAGATGCAATTATTTACTGCCCTCCTACATATGATATGTATGGTATAAATGCCCGAATACATGGAGTGAAAATAAAAGAAATTCCCACTATTAAAGATAGTTGGCAATTAGATTTATTAAATATTAAATCGAATTTAAATAGCGTAAAATTAGTATATATTTGTAATCCTAATAATCCTACTGGTAATATTATTTTAAAACAAGATCTTATATCATTACTTAAAATGACTTTAGGACATTGTTTGATTATAATTGATGAGGCGTATATCGAATTTTCTCCTCAAGAAAGTATGACGCGTTATTTAAACGCATACCCTAATTTAGTAATTTTAAGAACACTTTCAAAAGCTTTTGCTTTAGCGGGAATAAGATGTGGTTTTGCTTTAGCTAAAAAAAACATTATTAACATTTTGAATAAAGTTATCGCTCCTTATCCAATATCTATACCTGTTGCTGATATAGCTATTCAGTCCTTAGAGACAGATTATATTGAATTTATGAAAAATAGAGTATTCGATTTAAATTCTAATCGCGTTTTTTTAATGAATGAGTTAAATAAGCTTGCTTGTGTAGAAAAAGTTTTTGAAAGTCATGCTAATTATATATTAGTACAGTTTTTTATGTTTGAAAAAATTTTTTATACTTTATGGGATAAAGGAATTGTGTTAAGAAATCAAAATGATAAAATTAATTTAAAAAAATGTCTAAGAATATCTATAGGAACACGTTTAGAATGTTTCCGTTTAATTCAAGAACTTCAATTTTTTTCTAAAAAATAA
- the hisB gene encoding bifunctional histidinol-phosphatase/imidazoleglycerol-phosphate dehydratase HisB has translation MKNKILFIDRDGTLIDEPSNDYQVDSISKLVFKNNVISSLRKLIKFNYKLIMVTNQDGLGSKNFSWTDFNIPHFFMLNIFRTEGIIFDDILICPHFLEDNCICRKPKTKMVEPWLSKMDAKNSYVIGDRDTDMEFSKNIQVPGIQYKENTFNWRDITKKIINSNRYAEVCRITKETNVNIQVYLDSEEKSKIKTGINFFDHMLEQLSVHSGICMHIFVKGDLHIDDHHTVEDTGIVLGEALLQSLGKKNGLCRFGFYLPMDESRSNCIIDISNRPYLKFQANFNYKMVGDLNTSMIEHFFYSLCYSMKITLHLFAEGKNDHHCAESLFKVFGRALRQAIKIEGNVLPTSKGIL, from the coding sequence ATGAAAAATAAAATATTATTTATTGATCGAGATGGTACGTTAATAGATGAACCAAGTAATGATTATCAAGTCGATTCGATAAGTAAATTAGTATTTAAAAATAATGTGATTTCTTCATTACGAAAATTGATAAAATTTAATTATAAACTAATTATGGTTACAAACCAAGATGGACTTGGTAGTAAAAACTTTTCTTGGACAGATTTTAATATACCCCATTTTTTTATGCTAAATATTTTTCGTACAGAAGGAATCATATTTGATGATATATTAATTTGTCCACATTTTTTAGAGGATAACTGTATATGTCGTAAACCAAAAACAAAAATGGTAGAACCATGGTTATCTAAGATGGATGCAAAAAATAGCTATGTTATTGGTGACCGAGACACAGATATGGAATTTTCAAAAAATATTCAAGTCCCAGGAATTCAATACAAAGAAAATACATTTAATTGGAGAGACATTACAAAAAAAATTATAAATAGCAATAGATATGCAGAAGTTTGTAGAATTACAAAAGAAACTAATGTAAATATACAAGTATATCTAGATTCAGAAGAAAAAAGTAAAATTAAAACTGGTATAAATTTTTTTGATCACATGTTAGAGCAGTTATCAGTACATAGTGGTATTTGTATGCATATTTTCGTAAAAGGTGATCTTCATATTGATGATCATCATACAGTAGAAGATACAGGTATTGTATTAGGCGAAGCATTATTGCAATCTTTAGGAAAAAAAAATGGTTTATGTAGATTTGGTTTTTATTTACCTATGGATGAAAGTCGATCGAATTGTATAATAGATATATCAAATCGTCCATATTTAAAGTTTCAAGCTAACTTTAATTATAAAATGGTTGGTGATCTTAATACTAGTATGATTGAACATTTTTTTTATTCTCTTTGTTACTCTATGAAGATCACATTGCATTTATTTGCAGAAGGTAAAAACGATCATCATTGCGCTGAAAGTTTATTTAAAGTATTTGGACGCGCATTACGTCAAGCTATCAAAATTGAAGGAAATGTTTTACCGACATCTAAAGGAATTCTATAA